GACTTCTGTACTGGATGGCTATAACGTCTGCATATTTGCTTATGGGCAAACTGGAACGGGGAAGACATTTACTATGGAGGGAACACCAGATAATAGGGGAGTTAACTATAGGACATTGGAGGAGTTGTTTCAAGTTTCTGGAGAGAGAGGTGGTGTAATGCAATATGAGCTATTTGTCAGCATGATGGAGGTCTACAATGAAAAGATAAGGGACCTTCTAGGAGAAAACTCCAACCAGCCTACTAAACGGTTAGTTCCTAACGTTAATTTGTGTGTAATTGGCTGCTGGTTGCAAAATACACACTTGTATCTATCTTGAGCAGCAGTAACTTTTCGTTTAGAAATCCATTAGCACAAAGAAACTATTCCTACGGGCAATCCATTATGATGACATCGTTGAtactggaaaaataaaataaacctcaTATTTTCTGATCAATATATCTGTTAAAACGTTTAAGAACCCCAGTTTTTAGAGTTTGAAGTCCATTATGTTGATAAAGGTTGGATGTCAAGCAAGCAGCTGATGGGACACAAGAAGTTCCAGGACTTGTTGAAGCTCGTGTTTACAATACACAGGAAGTCTGGGAGCTGCTGAAGTCTGGGAGCCGGGCCAGATCAGTTGGAGCCACTAACGCCAATGAATTGAGCAGCCGTTCTCACTGGTAATACCTTGTGTTTGTTTTGTTTCTGAATTATGTGTATGATACTAGACTTTTTGTGATCTAATAACCGGAAATTTCTACATTGGCTGAGAAACTAGGGAGCATCCAAACATATATGTTTTACTAATAATGACAAAAAATTTGTCTCTTGCAGTTTGTTGCGTGTAACTGTAAGGGGAACAAATTTAATAAATGGCCAAAAGACTAGGAGTCACCTGTGGCTTGTAGATTTGGCTGGCAGTGAGCGTGTGGGAAAGATTGAAGTCGAAGGTGAAAGGTTGAAGGAATCCCAGTTCATAAATAAATCTCTCTCTGCGCTTGGAGACGTGATTTCTGCCCTTGCATCCAAAACTAGCCATGTTCCTTACAGGTTTCTCTCCCCCCTATCTCACTCTCATGCACACACGATATATAAGCTCAACACGTAAATTATGTATAATATTAACACTTTTACTCTTTCTACTTTTCCATGAAACCAGGAACTCGAAGCTCACGCATATGCTACAGAGCTCTCTAGGTAAGTTTTTACCCAACCATAATTTCACTTTGATCCCCAAGCCTAATGGCAAACTTCAGAAAGAGGTTGCTAACTGAATCATGAAATGCAGGAGGAGACTGCAAGACTGTGATGTTCGTCCAGATCAGCCCAAGTAATGCAGACCTTGGGGAGACCCTATGTTCATTGAATTTCGCTAGCCGAGTTAGGGGGATTGAAAGTGGTCCTGCCCGCAAACAGGTGGACCTTTCTGAGGTTTACAAGTATAAGCAAATGGTATgacaaattgattgaaatttaaaaatcccCTTTCCCTTCCAACTTTTTGAGTGGACTCCTCAATTTGACCTTTGGAATTATTCATTAACAGGCAGAAAAGCTAAAGCATGATGAGAAGGAAACAAAGAAGTTGCAGGATAATGTACAGTCCTTGCAGTTGAGACTTGCTGCCCGAGAACATATCTGCAGAAATCTCCAAGAAAAGGTAATTATCATTAAACACTACCAAAGCCAGTTGCTTTCTGAGATGTAACTATTGTCAGCgtaactttcatttatttgatGACAGGTTCGTGACCTTGAAAGTCAATTAGCGGAGGAACGGAAAACCAGATTAAAGCAGGAAACAAGAGCTTTTTCTGCTGCTGCGGCTGCTTCTACTAGATCATTTCTTAGACAAGAAACAGAGAAGACCAAAATGGAGAAAAAACCACCACTGGTTCCAACAAAACTGAGGCAACCGTTGCGAAAAATCACCAATTTCATGCCTCCAGCATCACCTATGCCAACCAACAGAAAGACGACTAGAATTACCATGGCATCAGTACCAGAGGCTAAAGAAAACAACATCAAAACCATGATGGCACCAAGACGTAATTCCATTGCTGTCAGACCACCAACAACCACTACAGCAGTTCGTCAACCTAAAAGGCGAGTATCAATCGCCACCTTCCGGCCAGATTCACACATGACAACACCGCTCCGCAGCTCTACTTCTGGTTTCAACCATAGCAGTACAATGGATAGACCATCGTTGATGCGGGATCCAAGGAAGGCAAGGTATTCAAGATTGTTTTCTCCATTGCCAAAGCTACCTAACCCATCGGAGACAACACCTGCAGCCATGAGAAGCAGTAGCAAGTTCATGGGAAGTCCTCCAATGCAGGTGGGTTCGTGGAAGCCGAAGCATCCGACCGTGGTTGCTTTGCAAAGGAAATCGTTGGTTTGGAGTCCACTCAAGCTCAGGGGCACTCAAAGGAAGCAATCGTTTTTGCCATTACGACCTTCAGCTGAGAGGGAATGATACCTAAATAACAGCAAATATGCTTCTCTGCTGCAACATTTCATTCCTCTATTATATGGTCCACTATGGTGTTCCATTTATCCATGTTTTAGGCTCCTTGTCTAGAATTTACATGAAGCTGATAATCAGTGCCTCATATTTTATCTAAACAAATGCATAATTGTAAAATTCTTGTAAAAACCATCATTTTAGTGAATTTTGGAATCTTAATTTTTGTTATTAAGCTTTGATTCAAGTAACATATGATACAGTTTTATTCCATCTGATAGACGCCAGTTTTGGATTTTGTTACTTTAAATCAAACACCTATTGCGGTACTAAAGTGCAAAGTTTTAGACAATCTATACTATTATTAACTTCTTAATTAGGTTGGTCTCACTAGTTATTAAACTTTGACATTCATACTTTACTTAGTGATGGCAATGGGTATGGCCACTTCAAATTTTGCCTGTCCCAATCCCACTTTATACGTCCCAACTTTgatcttaaaaatatttaatttgcaCTAGACTCAAAAGTTAATTATATATCTAACTCAATCCGAGttcaaatttttcttaaaattatacttaataaaatttaaaaagttgaGAATTCGGATCACTTCCCATTGAGTTTgatgtgttttattttttatttttgtgcttAACATTGAATTTGTTGTCTTCATGGTTTACTTTTTGAGTTATTATCATTTACAACAAAGATATTATTTGAGATGATTAAGTAGATATATATATTATGACAGTGAAGAAAAATTAAAGAACAAAAATGAAAATGAGACttgagaaaataaattaaaaagagaGGGAAAGAAATTAGTGTGAAATGAAAGTAAAGGTGATAAAATGATATAGGAATTCAATTTTGTAAATATCTCGGGGTAGGATGGTTTCACTTTGAACCCAACTCAATCATTTTTTAAAACTAATTTAACCtgaaactcgatttaaaaataaaacaatcctATTGGATTAAATCAACTCGAAATTTATTggttttgagttttttttatcAACCCTATACTTAAAAActattctttttaaaaattaacaaatatttttataataatattttttataaaaaaaacaatttaaacttAGAATATACATTAAATAACTATGCATGTGAATTTTTTTCCCGAAAGAGCACATGTGAAACTTGAATCATATTGACGAgggttatgtgtatatataaaagGAGATCAAAATATCAAGGTTGTTTAGGTCGAATTGGACAGAGAATTAGCCAGTGTATCAATCTGGAGAAGAGTATTGAACCGGTTGATCAGGAATCAATACGGACCAGTTGAATTGGAGAAAAAATCGATTGAAATGGCGATTGAACTGGTTAAatagaatttttaatatttttttaatgaattatttaattgaatctgGCAAATTGATTGAATTGATGGCTTGACCAATTTGACCATCGATTTAGTTTTGAAAATCATACCTTAATATTTCAAGGGTTAATGTAACTTTGTACCTTTGAATTGGACAATTAAGTTTATTTTAGTATTGCACCTTtttctttgttcaatttgatacttgatattgataattaaattcattttgatCCTTGACAAATATAAAAGTGTTAATTTCATATATCAAagtgaaaaaaaatagaaataccAAAATGAACTTAATTACAAAATTCAAGGGCAAAAAAATATTAAcccttattttaaagataaagACGTCTTATTTATAGATGTTCTGTGAAGGTGTGAGATAGTGGCAACAAAGGATTCGTCTATTTCACACCTCATATTTCGATACcattaattaaattttagaaaGGAAAATAACACCTTCCAAATTTTGATAAACTTTAAAGAAATATTCTTTACCACCATTTGTGAGTTGATAATTTCTGAGTTGTACTTTGATGGCTGTTGCAGCAGCTAGCTGCTTCAACAACACTTGCTTCATTACTTTGAAATCCAATCGTTCAATCTCAGCCACCAACTTTCCCTTATCTTTTTCTTATCCAATCTTCAACGGCTGCAATGGGATTTCAGTGACCAGAATTGGGTCTAGCTCAAAAACATACGCCAAGTTTGAGAAATTTCAAGGTGACCCTTCAGAAGCTGATGTTGAAGATATTATAGTATCTTCTCTACAAACCCAGGAACAAActattgaagaagaagaagatgatgacaGGTTTAAATTTGTTTTCATTCCTTATTGGAGTTTGATGAATCAGTttgatgtatttatatatattggtTTCTCTTTGATGGATTTCAGTTGTTTGCCATCTGGCTTGGAGGGTGCAGTGAGGCAATCAGGTGAAGCAAGTGCCTTGTTTGTGTCTTCAGGAGGAATGAGAGCTATTGTATGTGCCAATTAAAGATATAATTTAGTTTATTGAATTGAATGCAATTTTTGAAGATTGATAGATTgttttttttaacaattttacagGTTGAGCTCCTAATTCCTCAGTTACAGTTTCTTGATGATGAAGGTGCTCAAGCTGAGCTTTGGGAATTATCCAGAGTTTTCCTGGATACACTTATGCAAGAAACTGGATGTCAGGTTAGTTGGAATTTCATGCAGCTTAAAGTTTAATAACCCTAGAAAATTAGAAGCTTCTTTATGTTACTCGGAGTGGGGTATGATTAGGTTTTTCCAAGTTTTGCTATATATTTGGAGGATTTTGGAGATCGTATCTCCATATTTATGTGTTAGACACGAGTGTCGGACATAGGTTtttcaagaagaacaaagaatcCGAGCAATGCAGTAGATTCTTGAAGGAATCAAGATCAGTTTTTTGTATACTGTTTTGATTTTTAACACAGAGACCTTTGAATTGCATTTCTTCCATTGTTAATCAATTTTGACATACAATATCTGGTGAATCAATTTTGATTGTCAGAAAGTTAAAGCTATATTTCCTGATGCTGGAGCTGCTGCATTACTGAAATATCGATGGAAAGATGCTGCTTTTGGATTTGCCAGGTAATTGCTTCCAATATTTCTTTTAATCATTCAGTTTGTTAGCGAAATTCGTACTGGAAACTTTATTGCAATTCTTTAGTGCTTTTATGGAACAGATGAGTAACTCAAGACTCAGAAGATAACGTTTCAGCTTTGCATATACTAATGCAATTCATGCTTGTGCAATTCTCTTTTTATGTTTATCCAGTTTGAGCGACCGGAAGCCGGTAGAGAGCCAAGATGAGATTATAGTCATGCTTGTTCCTGATTACCAGATGTTGGAGCGCGTACAGAGAATTGCCTCGGAACTATCAGATGATCCGGTACCAATCTAACTTTGCTTTATATTGTATGTGATGCAGTGTTTTTCATTCATTTATTTCCTGTTCTAATGATGCGAGGACTGTATTCGTCTTCCTTAACCCCCTTAGTTTCATTACCTTGTTTGATTTGCAGAATTGTAACTTAGGTTTTCTTTGGTGGTGATTCAATGCTATATGTATTGCAATCAATCACAATACGAAAACAGTCACGACTGCAACTGGTTACCCTTTTTATTGTGTCAATGGTGCCTTAACatgtattgaatttattttttgtcCCAAATTTTTACAAGGGAAAGACTATGCATAAATGCAACTTAACTGTTAATATTCATCATTAGCCAGTTAGTTCATGTCAAATAATTGCATCAAATTGGTATCTTTAAATGGTATAGAAATATTTGTTAAATTGAAATCATAAAAAGTACTGTTTTTTCATCATAATCTTTTTTCGAATGTTGGTAGCCTAGGCCTCTTGTCATGTGGAATCCGCGT
This is a stretch of genomic DNA from Gossypium arboreum isolate Shixiya-1 chromosome 11, ASM2569848v2, whole genome shotgun sequence. It encodes these proteins:
- the LOC108470700 gene encoding uncharacterized protein LOC108470700, whose product is MAVAAASCFNNTCFITLKSNRSISATNFPLSFSYPIFNGCNGISVTRIGSSSKTYAKFEKFQGDPSEADVEDIIVSSLQTQEQTIEEEEDDDSCLPSGLEGAVRQSGEASALFVSSGGMRAIVELLIPQLQFLDDEGAQAELWELSRVFLDTLMQETGCQKVKAIFPDAGAAALLKYRWKDAAFGFASLSDRKPVESQDEIIVMLVPDYQMLERVQRIASELSDDPPRPLVMWNPRLISEDVGVGVNVRQLRRYFLSSFTTVYSMRPLAAGAVFRCYPGLWKVFYDDKDRLGRYLLAKELVSRPDAEELEIIFGNAEEKSEQGPSFFSQAAGIFSSLNRFVKAISK
- the LOC108471020 gene encoding kinesin-like protein KIN-14S, whose protein sequence is MVELCLESCHQIVIDKDQTVENCESKASPNAVRELFEENTDSMDEDTLSNMNPEISPAEGPTLPILQKVINLSNSLQHLKKEHEILSNQVKSFPGHDVVGTLQLLNDEYQLLKKKYLDESSERKRLYNEVIELKGNIRVFCRCRPLNQAEIANGSSSVVEFDSSQDTELQIVSSDSKKQFKFDHVFRPEESQEAVFALTKPIVTSVLDGYNVCIFAYGQTGTGKTFTMEGTPDNRGVNYRTLEELFQVSGERGGVMQYELFVSMMEVYNEKIRDLLGENSNQPTKRLDVKQAADGTQEVPGLVEARVYNTQEVWELLKSGSRARSVGATNANELSSRSHCLLRVTVRGTNLINGQKTRSHLWLVDLAGSERVGKIEVEGERLKESQFINKSLSALGDVISALASKTSHVPYRNSKLTHMLQSSLGGDCKTVMFVQISPSNADLGETLCSLNFASRVRGIESGPARKQVDLSEVYKYKQMAEKLKHDEKETKKLQDNVQSLQLRLAAREHICRNLQEKVRDLESQLAEERKTRLKQETRAFSAAAAASTRSFLRQETEKTKMEKKPPLVPTKLRQPLRKITNFMPPASPMPTNRKTTRITMASVPEAKENNIKTMMAPRRNSIAVRPPTTTTAVRQPKRRVSIATFRPDSHMTTPLRSSTSGFNHSSTMDRPSLMRDPRKARYSRLFSPLPKLPNPSETTPAAMRSSSKFMGSPPMQVGSWKPKHPTVVALQRKSLVWSPLKLRGTQRKQSFLPLRPSAERE